The Eggerthella guodeyinii sequence GACCGGCACTTCCATCAACGCGGCAAGCTCCTCGATGGTGTCGGCCGCGTACGCGTACCCCTTCTCGTCGGGCGTTTCGCCCGACTCCGACGGCGGGATAGCGCCCTGCGCCAAACCGTCGGCGTCGAACACGAACCACGCCTTCGACGGCATGGGCAAGTGCGGCCATTCGCCGCCGAACTGCATGTGGCCGTGGCGCGAGCCCACGTGCATGCTCATGTCGGACAGGTACGGGTACTTCTCGCGCACGTTGTAGCCGTCCCAATCCATGTAGAAGCGGCGGCCGTTGGTGCCCACGGTGATGCCGAAGCCCTTGGGCGCGGGCTTGAAGATGGGCGGGTTCGTGTACGCGGTATTCTCGAGGTCGCGTCCGGCCATCCAGAATCCGGCGACGTTGTTCATGTGCCAGAAATCCGCGCCGATCTGCGCGCAGATGCGATGGCCGTCGCCGGTGTTCAGCGATCCGGCGGCGGGGACGGCCGCGCCTTGGCCGAGGTAGTTCTGCATCATCTCGGGATTGTGCTCGAACCCGCCCAGGCACATGATGACGCCGCGCTTCGCGCGGATGCGCTTCCGGTCCTTCTCGCCCGCGACGATGCCCGTAACGGCGCCGGTTTCGGCGTCCTGCACGAGGTCGACCAGCGGCGTGCCGGTGCGGTATTCCACCACGTCGCCGTGCTGGGCAACCGCCTCTTCGAGGAACACCTGCACATGGTTGGGTCCCTTGACCTCCACGTCCTTGCTCTTGCCGATGGCGAAGTACCCGAACGCGTACGAATTCTCAAGCTCGTGGTATTCGGCGTTGCGTTCCTCGGGGTCGGACGTGGGCTCGGTGATGCTCATCTCGTCCTTGTTGGCGCCCATCTCGATGACCCAGTCGTACACCCAGCCGAGCCCCTGCGCATAGGCTTCCAGCACGTCGTCGGGCGTGGTGCCGTGCGCCAGCTCCTTGAGGTAGGAGGCGAAAACGTCGGGCTCCTTCGTCCAGATGGCGTCGCCCTTGCAGAACGGGCTGTTGCCGCTCGGCGTTGCGCCCTTCTCGATGAGCAGGCACGTCGCTCCTTTTCCCTCGGTCGCGACGGTCAGCGCCGCGGCGTGTCCCGCGATGCCGCCGCCCACCACGATGACGTCGAACTCCTCGTCCCACGCGCCGGTGTCGGCGGCGCTTGCGGCTGTGTCCGTGCCGCCCGACGGCGCGCATCCGGCCAGCCCCATGGCGGCCGCGCCCGCAAGCGCAATGCCGGCGGTTTTCACGAACCCGCGGCGCGTCTGCGCCGGACCCGCGATTATGTTCTCTCTGGTGCTCATAACCCCTCCTTGCGTATGGTGGAACAACTACGGCCCGATCATCGCCGTTCGCTCGCGCCTTGCCTATCGGCGAAACGGCAGATTTAGGCTGATGAGGCGCATCCCCAAAACGGACGATGGTGCGCCGGTTGTCGGCCGGTGTATGATGGGGCGTCCGAAGCTGTTGGGAGGGATCGGTGTTAAGCGCCATCAAACACTACCGCACCGCGTGGTGCATCGCCGTGGGCTGGGCCCTGCTGGCCGCGTGGGCCGACCTGTTCGGCCATTCGGCAGGGTTCGCGCAGTCGTATTCGGGGCTGGTGGGCCTCGGCAACATGAGAATCTACTGGCTGGTGGGGCTGCTGCTTTTGTCGGCTGCCATGGCGGCGTTCCCGCGCGCCTTCGAGCGCTCGAGGCGCATCCTGTTCTTCTGCATGCCCTTGGCCGCCTCGTTCGGCACCATGGCTTTTGCCGTCGCCGCTCAGCAGGCCTTTTTCCAGCCCGAGGTGATCGCCCTGCTGGGCATCATCGTCGCGGGCGCGGGCTATGCGTGGTTCACCTTCCTGTTCTGCGGCATCCTGGCGGAGACGCAGAGCATGTCGTGCGCCATCGGAGGCATCGTGGCAAGCCTCGCCCTGAAGACGGCGCTCGTGCAGGTGTTCACCGGCGCGCTTTCCGAGGCTGCGCAGGTGGGACTCGCCATCGTGCTGCCGTTCGCCATCGCTGCCCTGGCGGAGGCGGGGGAGCGCGGCCCGCGCACGCGCACGGACCTTGACGAGTGGGTACCCGCGCCCGACGCGCCGGCCTCGTATCGCTACGTGGCCCCGCAGATTCTCGCGGCCGCGCTGGCCGTGGCAACCACGCGCGTGCTGACGCCGCTCGGATTCTTCGGCGACCCGCTCAACCAGTTCATGGGAGCCATGCCCATCGTCGTCGGAACGATCAGCATGATCGCCGTGCTGGTGGGCCTGTCCTACGTCGTGTTGGCCAAGCGCACGAAGATCCACCTCAACCGCAGGTTCATGCCCGCGTTCCTCGTGGTGCTCATCGCGTTTTTCGTATCGGCGCTCACGCCGTCTTCGCAGGGGATCGTCTCGGCCGCCGCCGAAGTGTTCATCACCGCGGTGGAGGCGCTCGCCCACGCGCTGTTCTGGACGCTGGTCGTCACCGCCATCCGCTTGGGAGGCGCGTCGAGGTTTCGCGTGGTGGGCCTGTCGACGGGGTTCTACGACGCGGTTTCCATCATCTGGGTGGCGTGGTTCTTCAGCCTGGGCGTGATGAGCAACGCCGCTGTGCTGTTGGTTGCGTTCGTGCTGGTCATGCTTGTCATCTGGCTGATCGATCGCGGCGGGGGAGAGGAGCGTCCCGCAGCGCCTCCCGAGCTGGTCGTCGATCGGCGCGGCGAGATTGCCGAGCGGGCGGGCCTGTCGCCGCGCGAGACGGAAGTGTTCATGATGCTGGCCCAGGGCCGCTCGCGCGCGTTCATCAGCGAGGAGCTGGTGCTGTCCGAGGGCACGGTGAAAACGCACATCTCACATATATATACCAAGTTGAACGTGCATGGCCGCCAGGAGATGTTCGACCTCCTCCTCGCCGAGGATTCCGAAGCCGCCGAAAGGGACGGATGACGCGCGAGCTGCGGGCTGGTCCTTTCGCTCGCGAGATGTGTTACCCTTACCTTTCATGACGGCAGGGGTGTGGGAGGGGATGACGTGGCGCGAAGGGGACGCGAGCAATCGTGCAAGCGGATGCTGCCGTTGCACCCTGCCACCTTCGCTATCTGCACGGCGCTGGTCATCTGCGTCGTAGCGTATTTCGCGTGGGACGACGTGACGCGCCGCAAAGAGGACGCGCTCCATACCGATCAGGTATACAGCGCGCGCATCGAGTCGGTGCTCACCAGCTTGTTCCATAAAACCGACGTGCTCGAGGCCATGATCATCGCCGAGGGCGGTTCGTTGTCGGAAGACACCTTCACCAGCTTGGCCATATCGCTGAACGAGGGGACGGGCGTTCGCGCCATCCAATACCTGCCCGAGGGCGTGGTGACGTACGTCTATCCACGCGAGGGAAACGAGGCGACGCTCAACACGAGCGTATTCGACAACCCCGAACGCCGTGAGGATGCGCTGCTGGCCGTCGAGACGAGGCAGATCACGCTTTCCGGCCCCTACGAGCTGCTCCAGGGAGGTCTGGGTCTTGTCGCACGCAACCCGGTGTTCTTTGGCGAAGGCGACAACGAGGCGTTCTGGGGGTTCGTGGTGGTCGTGCTCGACCTGCCGCAAGCGCTCGATCCCATCGATTTGTCCGACTTAGAGGAAGCGGGCTACAACTACGAGCTGTATACCTCCTCCGACGCGGGCGAGCGGCTTTCCATCGCGTCTTCGCAGGTGCCGCCTGGGAACGATGCGGTCGAATACGGCGTGAGCGTGCCGAACCACGACTGGACGCTGCGGCTGGTGCCGAAAGACGGCTGGCTCGATCGCAACATGCTGCTCGCCACCGGTTTGTTTGGCTTGGCCATGAGCCTGCTGCTGGCCATCGTCGTCCGCCAGATGCAGATCAAGCGCCACGTGCTGCATACGCTGGCCACGTCCGACGAGCTTACCGGTTTGCACAATCGCCGGTGGCTTGCGGAAGAGCTTGAGCGCTGGTGCGCCGATGAGAGCAGGAGTTTCGCTGTCTGCTATCTCGATCTCAACGGGTTCAAAGAGGTCAACGACACCTTGGGCCATCGACAAGGCGACCGGTTGCTCGTACACATGGCGGATCGCCTGCGCGCCGCGTTCGACGATGCCGACGCCATCGTGCGCATGGGTGGCGACGAATTCGTGGTGGCGCGGCGCGATGTGGGGCCGGACGACGTGGACGCGCTCGTGACCGATCTTCGCATGACGATCGGCAAGCCCATTGCGTTGGACGAGGCCGTGCGCTCCCTCACCGCCGGCATCGGCGTCGCGCTCTTCCCCGACGACGGCACGGATTACGATGCGCTTTTGCATTGCGCGGACGAGAACATGTATCGCGACAAGCGCGCGGAAAAGGCGTCTGCCTCCGCACAGCTCTGATCCGTCCGAATGTTTCACGTGAAACATTCGTTCGCGGGGGTGGGAATGGTCAAGTTTCGATGACAAATTATTGTAAGAAAATTTCCTGACGGAGAACTTGTGCAGTTGGTTGTGCATGTCATATGTTCGGTTGCGCACTCATGTTCGAGACGCTCCGTGCATGACTTTTCCGTTTGTTTCCATCGTTATACAGAACGAGGGAATCAATTGCGGATAATATCCAATATCGGGCTAAAAACTGCATAAAGTCGAAAACCTCGCCACTCAACATTTTTGTGCATTTGAACAATTTGCTTATTCGTTTTGCTCAAATGTCCACGTAATTTCATGTTGCAGATGAACAAAAAAGATGGTATAACTGGCTCATCGGCAAATCTGGAAAGACTTGCCACGGCGGGCTCAAAAGCCGCGGCTCTCTCTCCAGCAAAGCTGCAGTTTGTAGTTGTGCCATCCAATAGGCAGCGCAGGGAGCGTTGCCGGAGAAAGGAGACTGTCATGGCGAAGATAGTCAGCTCTTGGAACGACTGGGACCCGCTGAAGCGCGTGATCGTGGGCCGCTGCGACTACTCGATGATCCCGCCCGAGGAGCCCGCGACCTCCGAGAAGGTGCCCGTCGACTCCGAGATGCGCGGCATGTGGGGCCCCCGCCCGACGGCCACCGTCGAGCGCGGCAACGAGTGCCTCGACAACCTCGTGAAGATCCTCGAGGACCGCGGCGTGGTCGTCGACCGCCCGACGCCTTTGCAGTGGAACCAGGCCATCGGCACGCCGGACTTCCGCAACGACTCCATGATGACCTGCATGCCGCCCCGCGACATCCTGCTCACCATCGGCAACGAGATCATGGCGTCGGCCAACTCCTTCCGCTGCCGCTACTTCGAGTACCTGGCCTACTGGCCGCTCATGAAGCAGTACTTCGACGAGGACCCCGAGTTCAAGTGGACCCAGGCCCCCCGCCCCCGCTTGACGGACGCCTCCTACAAGCACAACTACTACGACGAGAAGATCTCCCTTGAGGACCGCCTGGTCCGCACGGCCAACAAGGACTTCGTCACGACCGAGGTCGAGCCGATGTGGGACGCCGCCGACGTGATGCGCATGGGCAAGGACCTGTTCATCCAGCACGGCCTGACCACCAACCGCACCGCCATGGAGTGGTTCCAGCGCTACTACCCCGAGCTGCGCGTCCACGCCGTGAACTTCCCCGGCGACCCCTACCCGATCCACATCGACGCGACCTTCGTGCCGCTGCGCCCGGGCCTGATCATCAACAACCCGCAGCGCCACCTGCCCGAGGAGCAGCGCGCGATCTTCGAGGCCAACGACTGGCAGATCGTCGACGCCGCCCAGCCGGCCCACACCGAGCCGCCGGCGCTGTGCTACAGCTCCGTCTGGCTGTCCATGAACTGCCTGGTCCTCGACCCGAAGACCGTCATCGTGGAGGCCTCCGAGGTGCACCAGCAGGAGCAGATGGACAAGCTCGGCATGAACGTCATCCCCTGCGACCTGCGCGACGCCTACCCCTTCGGCGGCGGCCTGCACTGCTCCACGGCCGACGTGTTCCGCGAGGGCGAGTGCCTCGACTACTTCCCGAACCGCGTCGCCGACCCGACCCTCATCCATCCCGAGATGTGGAACGACTAAGCGCGTAGCTTGACCTACTTGTCACCGACAGGCATCGTCACTTCGTAAAAGAAAGGGGATTCGGTTTGCACAGCATTCCGGGTCCCCTTTTTCATTCCTAAACTCGACAATCACGCACAACAAAGTTCGGTCATGTAGGATCAAAGGTAAGACGCAACGGTCCGTATCCGAGTTTCGCATTCGATCTTGCATGACAAAGGCCCCTCACCAGGGGGCTTAGGTGGGGCATATCTTTTTTGCTACTGGTTTAAGGAGGACCAATGGCAGACAATAACAAAGACCTTAAGGTCGGCAAGGACGTGGACGGCTCCGGCGGCTACGAAATGAAGCTGAACCTGGGCACCATTGCCATGTTGATCTCGGCGACGGGCATGGGCTTGGTTCCCCTGTTCAGCCGCTGGGCCACGCGTACCGACATGTTCGACGGTGCGGCGGGCTTCAACGCAGGCGACAGCATCGGCGCCCTGATGGCCGTTGGCCGCATGGGCATGGGCGTGCTGTTCTTTGTCGTGTTGCTCGTTGCGACGCACAAGGTGCACGTGTTCAAGAAGCTCAAGCTGACGCCGGCTATCGCGCTGGGCGGCTTGATGATCGGCATGTCGCTGGCCTGCTACGTGACGTCCACGCTGCTGACCACCGTGTCGAACGCGGTGCTGTTCATCTACATCGGCCCCGTTATCTGCGTGCTGTTGGCCCGCATCTTCCGTAAGGAACCGATGTCGCCTCTGCAGTGGATTTGCTTGGCGGCGGTGTTCATCGGTATGTTGTTCGGCGAGGGCCTGCTCGGCTTCGGCGTGGGCGGCCAGGTGTTCGGCCTCGACTTCAACCTCGTGCCTTCGACCCCCGAGTTCCCGATGAAGGGCATCGGCGACGCCTTCGGCATCGCTTCCGGCTTCTTCTACGGTGCTTCGATGTTCTTCAACGGCTACCGCAAGGACGCCGACACCACGGCTCGTGGCGTGTGGAACTTCATCTTCGCCGTCCTGGGCGCCGGTGTTATCACCATCGTCCTGAACTCCCTCGGTGCCACCCCTGGCATGGAGAACTGGGCGCTCAACGTGCACTTCACCACGTTCAACTGGATCGGCGCGGTGCTGCTGTGGATCATCTGCGGCCCCATCGCTCTGGGCTTCCTGCTGGTCGCCGGCCGCAACCTGCCGGCTGCTGACTACGGCACCATCGCTTACTGGGAAGTTCCCGTCGCGCTGTTCATCGGCCTGGTCGTCTTCGGCGAGCCGTTCACCATCAACACGGCATTGGGTGCCATCCTCATCATCGGCGGCGGCGCTATCCCGTCCGTGAAGGGCATGGTTGCCGGTCGCAAGCACAAGCAAGAAGTTGAGATCCGCGAGAACCTCGCTGCCAAGCTGGCGGAAGAGGAAGCCAAGGAAAAACTGAAGTAGTTCCGCGATACATTTGAGAGGAGCGTGTGGCATATGAAGGTTACGAAGAATCTGACACACATCGCTACTGAGGTGGAATTCGAGGCTGCTAAGAACGAGGAAGAACTGCATGCTGCCTTCGCGCAGCAGGGTTTGCAGGGATTCGCGGCTGAGCTCGACATCGCCGAGCGCACCGAAGAGCACGTGCAGATGATGTCGCTGGAGACGATGCTCCAGTTCGCGAAGGCGTCGGGTTTGAACGCCGTCACCTACGACGTGACGTACTTCCCGCATGCCGACGAGGCCGAGGTCGACTACCAGCTGAACCAGCTGGCGCACGACCTGGAGATCAGCTCCGAGGTCATCCGCGACCTGTGCGCCACGGAGATCCGGGAGTATCTGGAGTTGGACGCCAAGCGCGACGTCAACGTTCCCGTGCACAGCATCGTTGAGGCGTACACGGGCGGCACGGCGTTCGCCTGGTACGGCATGAACGACTACCCGCGCCTGAAGCGCGTCATCCTGCGCAAGCTGGCGGAGGGCGGTCAGAAGGCCAAGCGCAACTTCATCATGCGTGCAAGCAAGGCCCAGGTGGACCTGCTCGAGGATTACTGATCGCCCACGCGTGCGACCGGAACCTCCGGGTTGCCTGCCAGCCTGTCGATGAGAACGCAGTAAGCACGACGAACCATGCGTTTCATAAGGCGTTTTAGGTGGAGCCCGTTTGCTGCAAAACGGGCTCCACGCCTTTTGGCGGGCAGGTTGTTCACCGGTTAAAACATGAACGAAAGGTTACAGGTTTACCTTTTATTGCTTTTTATGCGGTATGATAACCTCAGGTTAAGGCGTTTCCCGACTATTAAAGGGGGCTTCTTTGGAGCACCAAATACGCCGACAGCTTGCGTGTACTTTTAACGAAGCTGCTAATTTCTTAGGGGATTACCATGGGATCTAACGACCAAAGTTCCACTATCAGAAAAGTAGCCGTTTCATCGTTCCTTGGGAACTTCATCGAATGGTTCGACTACGCAACCTATTCGTACTTCGCGGTGGTCATCGCAAACGTGTTCTTCCCTGGCGACGACCCCGCCCTGGCGCTCATGCAGACGTTCGCGGTATTCGCGCTTTCGTTCCTGCTGCGCCCGATCGGCGCCATCTTCTGGGGAAGCATGGGTGACAAGAAGGGCCGCAAGTGGGCCCTGTCCACGTCCATCTTCCTGATGACCGGTGCGACGTTCTGCATCGGCCTGCTGCCGGGCTACCTGGCCATCGGCCTCGCTGCGCCCATCTTGCTGCTGTTGCTCCGCATGATCCAGGGCTTCTCGGCTTCCGGCGAGTACGCCGGCGCCGCCACCTTCCTGGCGGAGTACGCACCCACGAACAAGCGCGGCGTGTACTGCTCGCTCGTGCCGGCTTCGACGGCCGTGGGCCTGCTGGTGGGTTCGACGTTCGCCACCGTCATGTACACGATCCTGCCTGACGCAGCCGTGAACGAGTGGGGCTGGCGCATTCCGTTCCTGCTGGCCGGACCGCTGGGCCTCATCGCTCACTACATCCGTACCAAGCTCGAGGATTCGCCGACCTACCAGGAGATGCAGGCGGCTATCACGAAGAGCGACGACTCCAACC is a genomic window containing:
- a CDS encoding FAD-dependent oxidoreductase; the encoded protein is MSTRENIIAGPAQTRRGFVKTAGIALAGAAAMGLAGCAPSGGTDTAASAADTGAWDEEFDVIVVGGGIAGHAAALTVATEGKGATCLLIEKGATPSGNSPFCKGDAIWTKEPDVFASYLKELAHGTTPDDVLEAYAQGLGWVYDWVIEMGANKDEMSITEPTSDPEERNAEYHELENSYAFGYFAIGKSKDVEVKGPNHVQVFLEEAVAQHGDVVEYRTGTPLVDLVQDAETGAVTGIVAGEKDRKRIRAKRGVIMCLGGFEHNPEMMQNYLGQGAAVPAAGSLNTGDGHRICAQIGADFWHMNNVAGFWMAGRDLENTAYTNPPIFKPAPKGFGITVGTNGRRFYMDWDGYNVREKYPYLSDMSMHVGSRHGHMQFGGEWPHLPMPSKAWFVFDADGLAQGAIPPSESGETPDEKGYAYAADTIEELAALMEVPVDELVTTVDQWNECCENGKDIFFHRPESTLVPVKTPPFYAQLCAPSFLNTDGGPVRAANGAILDYDGNPIPGLYSAGEFGSIWGHYYEGGGNVAECLVFGRISAQSAIAAAAE
- a CDS encoding helix-turn-helix transcriptional regulator, whose translation is MLSAIKHYRTAWCIAVGWALLAAWADLFGHSAGFAQSYSGLVGLGNMRIYWLVGLLLLSAAMAAFPRAFERSRRILFFCMPLAASFGTMAFAVAAQQAFFQPEVIALLGIIVAGAGYAWFTFLFCGILAETQSMSCAIGGIVASLALKTALVQVFTGALSEAAQVGLAIVLPFAIAALAEAGERGPRTRTDLDEWVPAPDAPASYRYVAPQILAAALAVATTRVLTPLGFFGDPLNQFMGAMPIVVGTISMIAVLVGLSYVVLAKRTKIHLNRRFMPAFLVVLIAFFVSALTPSSQGIVSAAAEVFITAVEALAHALFWTLVVTAIRLGGASRFRVVGLSTGFYDAVSIIWVAWFFSLGVMSNAAVLLVAFVLVMLVIWLIDRGGGEERPAAPPELVVDRRGEIAERAGLSPRETEVFMMLAQGRSRAFISEELVLSEGTVKTHISHIYTKLNVHGRQEMFDLLLAEDSEAAERDG
- a CDS encoding diguanylate cyclase domain-containing protein, whose protein sequence is MARRGREQSCKRMLPLHPATFAICTALVICVVAYFAWDDVTRRKEDALHTDQVYSARIESVLTSLFHKTDVLEAMIIAEGGSLSEDTFTSLAISLNEGTGVRAIQYLPEGVVTYVYPREGNEATLNTSVFDNPERREDALLAVETRQITLSGPYELLQGGLGLVARNPVFFGEGDNEAFWGFVVVVLDLPQALDPIDLSDLEEAGYNYELYTSSDAGERLSIASSQVPPGNDAVEYGVSVPNHDWTLRLVPKDGWLDRNMLLATGLFGLAMSLLLAIVVRQMQIKRHVLHTLATSDELTGLHNRRWLAEELERWCADESRSFAVCYLDLNGFKEVNDTLGHRQGDRLLVHMADRLRAAFDDADAIVRMGGDEFVVARRDVGPDDVDALVTDLRMTIGKPIALDEAVRSLTAGIGVALFPDDGTDYDALLHCADENMYRDKRAEKASASAQL
- a CDS encoding serine/threonine protein kinase, with the protein product MAKIVSSWNDWDPLKRVIVGRCDYSMIPPEEPATSEKVPVDSEMRGMWGPRPTATVERGNECLDNLVKILEDRGVVVDRPTPLQWNQAIGTPDFRNDSMMTCMPPRDILLTIGNEIMASANSFRCRYFEYLAYWPLMKQYFDEDPEFKWTQAPRPRLTDASYKHNYYDEKISLEDRLVRTANKDFVTTEVEPMWDAADVMRMGKDLFIQHGLTTNRTAMEWFQRYYPELRVHAVNFPGDPYPIHIDATFVPLRPGLIINNPQRHLPEEQRAIFEANDWQIVDAAQPAHTEPPALCYSSVWLSMNCLVLDPKTVIVEASEVHQQEQMDKLGMNVIPCDLRDAYPFGGGLHCSTADVFREGECLDYFPNRVADPTLIHPEMWND
- a CDS encoding DMT family transporter, with the protein product MADNNKDLKVGKDVDGSGGYEMKLNLGTIAMLISATGMGLVPLFSRWATRTDMFDGAAGFNAGDSIGALMAVGRMGMGVLFFVVLLVATHKVHVFKKLKLTPAIALGGLMIGMSLACYVTSTLLTTVSNAVLFIYIGPVICVLLARIFRKEPMSPLQWICLAAVFIGMLFGEGLLGFGVGGQVFGLDFNLVPSTPEFPMKGIGDAFGIASGFFYGASMFFNGYRKDADTTARGVWNFIFAVLGAGVITIVLNSLGATPGMENWALNVHFTTFNWIGAVLLWIICGPIALGFLLVAGRNLPAADYGTIAYWEVPVALFIGLVVFGEPFTINTALGAILIIGGGAIPSVKGMVAGRKHKQEVEIRENLAAKLAEEEAKEKLK
- a CDS encoding MFS transporter is translated as MGSNDQSSTIRKVAVSSFLGNFIEWFDYATYSYFAVVIANVFFPGDDPALALMQTFAVFALSFLLRPIGAIFWGSMGDKKGRKWALSTSIFLMTGATFCIGLLPGYLAIGLAAPILLLLLRMIQGFSASGEYAGAATFLAEYAPTNKRGVYCSLVPASTAVGLLVGSTFATVMYTILPDAAVNEWGWRIPFLLAGPLGLIAHYIRTKLEDSPTYQEMQAAITKSDDSNHPIRDLFRHHSRELIISFGAAMLNAVGFYVVLTYLPVYLETVVMMPANESSLITTICLVAYVAFIFGMGHLSDKFGRKKMLIIACVSFIVLTVPSFMLLNTGAFFTVLAVELVMCLALTINDGTLSSYLTETFPTAVRYTGFALSFNLANALFGGSASFISTALIAATGSNLAPAWYMVGVSCIALVAMILSHEHTGKDLSEV